Within Streptomyces sp. NBC_00704, the genomic segment CGCAGGCTCGCCGAGGCGGCGCACGCGCAGGGCGCACTGGTCGCCGTGGACAACACGCTCGCCACCCCTCTCGGGCAACGCCCGCTGGAACTGGGCGCCGACTTCTCGGTGGCCAGCGGCACCAAGCAGCTCACCGGTCACGGCGACATCCTCCTCGGGTACGTCTGCGGGCGCGCCGGCGAGCCGATGACCGCCGTCCGGCGCTGGCGAAAGATCATCGGAGCGATTCCGGGGCCGATGGAGGCCTGGCTCGCCCATCGCTCGATCTCCACCCTGCAGATGCGGGTCGACCGGCAGGACACGACCGCTCTGGCCCTGGCCGAGGCACTGCGGGCGAGGCCCGAGGTGAGCGGCCTGCGATACCCGGGACTGCCCGACGATCCCTCCCACAAGGTGGCCTCGCAGCAGATGCGGCGCTACGGGTGCGTGGTCTCCTTCACGCTGGCCACCCGCGCCCGGGCCGAGCGGTTCCTGGACGCGCTGCGGCTCGTCGACGAGGCGACGAGCTTCGGGGGAGTGCGTTCCACCGCGGAACGGCGCGGGCGCTGGGGCGGGGACGCCGTGCCGGAGGGGTTCATCCGGCTGTCCGTGGGCGCCGAGGACCCCGAGGATCTCGTGGCGGACGTTCTGCGCGCCCTGGAGGAATCGGGTCGGTGACCGGCTGACGAACGCCTCGCCGGTGCCCCTCCTGCGGCGCAGAGCGGTCCGAGCCTCCCCCCTCGTGGCTCGGACCGCCCTCGGTTCTGCGCGCGAAGAACCGCGTCCACAAGGCTAGTTGACTCTCTGTCAGTGTCCAATCACCGTAGCGACAGTGGCCTATCGACTTATTTATAGTTGGATCCTGTCCGAGAGCCCGGCGAAAGGCGGGAAGGGGGAGGACGCCCGATGGATCTGGCCCTGCTGCGCACCTTCGTGACCGTGCACCGAGCCGGCTCGTTCACCCGCGCCGCCGCGTTGCTGGGCCTGTCCCAGCCGGCCGTCACCTCCCAGATCCGCACACTGGAGCGGCAGGTGGGCCGCCCCCTGTTCCTGCGGCAGCCCCGCGGTGTGACGCCGACGAGCATCGGGAACGAACTCGCCCACAAGGCCGCTCCTCACCTCGACGCTCTCGTGGGCATCGCCGAGGCCGGTCTCGACGATGAGTCCGCCGCACGGACACTGCATCTCGCCGGTCCACCCGAGTTCACCGCCGAGCGGGCTCTCCCGGCCCTGGCCGGACTGTCCGGCGACGACGGTCAGGGGTTCGCCCTGCGCGCCTCTTTCGGTACCTCCGAGGAGGTCCTGGAAGGTCTGGCCGCAGGCCACCACGACCTGGCCATCAGCACGGCCAGGCCCCGCGGGGCGTTGCTCACGGCGAGCCCGTTGTGCGACGAGGAGCACGTGCTGGTCGCCGGTTCTCAGTGGGCCGGACGGATCGACTCGGGCAAGTTGCGCCGCAAGGACGCGTCCGCGCTGGCGAAACTCCCTGTCATCGAGGTACACGAGTCGCTGCCCCTGGTCACCCGCTACTGGGCGTCCGTCTTCGACGCCCGCCCCACCGCCTCGGGCACCGTCATCGTGCCCGATCTACGGGCGGTCCTCGCCTGTGCGGTCGCGGGAGCCGGTCTGGCGGTCCTTCCGCGGTATCTGTGCGCGTCCGCGCTCGCACGCGGGGACGTCGTCGCGGTGTACGAGCCGGTGGTGCCGCCGCTGCGGACTTATGTTCTGGCGGTGCGCACCGGGACGCTCGCGATGCCGCATGTCGCACGAGCGCACCACATGCTGCTGGGCGCAGCCGCCGCTTGGTGCTGAGCCCTGGGACGGCGGCGTCACGAGATGGGCCCGACCAGTGACCTCTCGGGATGTTTCACGTGGAACCAGCGGGGCCACATTTCTCCCATGACCGTACGCCCCGTGGTCAAGCGCACCGCACGAGCTGTTCTTCTCGACGGCGACAACCTGATCCTGATCAAGCGCACCAAGCCCGGTGTCGATCCCTACTGGGTGACGCCCGGTGGCGGGGTCGAGCCGGACGACGCGACGGTCGTGGACGCACTGCATCGCGAGGTGTACGAGGAACTCGGCGCCAAGATCACGGATGTGGTGCCCTGCTTCGTCGACACCGTCGAACACATCGGCGCGGACGCCGGCACGACAGGCGTGAAAGTGCAGCACTTCTTCGTCTGTCGTCTGGAGTCCATGAACCCGGCGCTGCGGCACGGGCCAGAAGTGGAGGAACCGGCCGGCGAGTACGAGATCGTGCGGGTGCCGTTCACCCGGGTCGGCATCGCCTCCGTCCACCTCGTCCCGCTGTCCTTGCGGCACTATCTGGACGGCAATATCGAGGGCGTCCGGGCCATGCACGCCCCCGACCTCGGCTGAGGTCCGGCCGACCGCCGTCCGCTCGCGTCGGAATGACCAGGGTCGGCCCGGGGCGCTGCTTGGACCCTCGTCACCTTCCGGGGACGACGAGTTCCTCGACCGCGTCATGGCGTATCCGCTCCCGGGAGACACCAGCTTCTCGCAGGGCCTTCACCGCACTGCGGATCAGGCCCGGCGGACCGGCGACACAGGCGTCGCAATCGGTCCAGGGACCGAAGGTGCGTAAGGCGTCGGGCAACTGCGTCAGCCCGTTCCTGTCGATCACGGGGCGAACCTCCAGCCAGGAGTGTGCCCGCTGGAGACCGCGCATCGTCTCGATGTCGTAGAGGTCGTGAACACTGCGGGCACCGTAGAACACCTCGACCGGGCGCCGTCTGCCATGCTCCGCGGCCTCCTCGACCAGCGCTTTGACGGGGGCTATGCCCGTACCGCCGCACAGACAGAGCAGCCCGCTGCCTCGGTTGTGGTCCACGGTCATCGAACCGGTCGCCTGCCCGAGCCGGAGGACGTCGCCCGGCCGGACGCGATGTACCAGTGCGGTGGAAACCCAGCCTGCCGGGACGGCCTTCACGTGGAACGTCAGCAGACCGTCGGAGCGGGGCGCGGAGGCGAAGGAATAGTGCCGCCAGATGCGCGGCCACCAGGGCGTCTCGAGGCTGGTGTACTGCCCCGCGCGAAAGGCGTAGGGCTGGTCGGGACGAACGGTCAGGATCGCGACGTCCGGTGTCCTCAGCTCGTGCGAGACGACCTCCGCGTGCCACAAGGCCGGTGCACGCAGTTCGTCGGCGGCCGCCGCGTCGATCATGACCTGGGAGAGCCTGGTATAGGTCCGCACCCACGCCGCTTCTGTCCGGCCGTCCCACACGGCACCGGCGTACCTGCTCAGCGCGCCGAGGAGACATTCGCCGACGGCCGGATAGTGCTCTGCCCGCGTGCCGTACTTGCGGTGACCGAGCCCCAGGTTCTGCAGGTACTCGATCAAGAACGGTGCGTCGTCGATGCGCTCGGCGGCGGTCAGCAGGGCCTTCAGGAGCCGGTCCCGCTGAACGTTCATGGCGGGAGGGAAGAGAGCACGCAGGTCGGGGTGGCGGACGAAGAGTGTCGCGTAGAAGTACGAGGTGAACTCGTCTGCGACCGGGGCCACCTCGGCCATCGTGCGGCGGACGAGCACGGCGTCCGGGGACGCTTCTCCGGCGGGTGCGGACCGCTGGAGGGGGCCGAGGTGACCACCTGGCGCGACGGCCGGCCGCGGCTCGCCCTCCGTGGCAGCGTTCGGCCGCTCCGGCTGCCTCGGTAAGGCGAACCATCGGCCTTCGCCACCGGGCGTGCCGTCGTCAGCCGACCTGGTGGCCGGAACGTCCATGATGTGCCTCGCCTCGAACGTCTTCTCTTTCGGTCGGCGCCCTCCCGGAAAGACGACGTTCCCGTGTCCCCTCGCGTCTCGCGCGCCTCGTTCCGGAAGCGAACCGGATTCGACCCTACCGGCCACCGCCAGCCGTACGAGTACCCCTCGGGCACACCCGGGTGCGTGGAAGGTGTATCGGCGCTTGCGCCCGATCGCCTTA encodes:
- a CDS encoding cystathionine gamma-lyase, producing the protein MNGSATNEGVPPDSGDGTRAVRAGLPEPVKYEPTLPGPVFAAHFHLPGEPTGPYTYGRDENPTWTHLEHAIGELEAPGRDGVETLVFASGMAAISSVLFSQLRAGDAVVLPGDGYQALPLARAQLEAYGIEVRTAPTGADAQIEVLDGAKLLLIETPSNPGLDVCDIRRLAEAAHAQGALVAVDNTLATPLGQRPLELGADFSVASGTKQLTGHGDILLGYVCGRAGEPMTAVRRWRKIIGAIPGPMEAWLAHRSISTLQMRVDRQDTTALALAEALRARPEVSGLRYPGLPDDPSHKVASQQMRRYGCVVSFTLATRARAERFLDALRLVDEATSFGGVRSTAERRGRWGGDAVPEGFIRLSVGAEDPEDLVADVLRALEESGR
- a CDS encoding LysR family transcriptional regulator; the protein is MDLALLRTFVTVHRAGSFTRAAALLGLSQPAVTSQIRTLERQVGRPLFLRQPRGVTPTSIGNELAHKAAPHLDALVGIAEAGLDDESAARTLHLAGPPEFTAERALPALAGLSGDDGQGFALRASFGTSEEVLEGLAAGHHDLAISTARPRGALLTASPLCDEEHVLVAGSQWAGRIDSGKLRRKDASALAKLPVIEVHESLPLVTRYWASVFDARPTASGTVIVPDLRAVLACAVAGAGLAVLPRYLCASALARGDVVAVYEPVVPPLRTYVLAVRTGTLAMPHVARAHHMLLGAAAAWC
- a CDS encoding NUDIX hydrolase yields the protein MTVRPVVKRTARAVLLDGDNLILIKRTKPGVDPYWVTPGGGVEPDDATVVDALHREVYEELGAKITDVVPCFVDTVEHIGADAGTTGVKVQHFFVCRLESMNPALRHGPEVEEPAGEYEIVRVPFTRVGIASVHLVPLSLRHYLDGNIEGVRAMHAPDLG
- a CDS encoding globin domain-containing protein, with translation MDVPATRSADDGTPGGEGRWFALPRQPERPNAATEGEPRPAVAPGGHLGPLQRSAPAGEASPDAVLVRRTMAEVAPVADEFTSYFYATLFVRHPDLRALFPPAMNVQRDRLLKALLTAAERIDDAPFLIEYLQNLGLGHRKYGTRAEHYPAVGECLLGALSRYAGAVWDGRTEAAWVRTYTRLSQVMIDAAAADELRAPALWHAEVVSHELRTPDVAILTVRPDQPYAFRAGQYTSLETPWWPRIWRHYSFASAPRSDGLLTFHVKAVPAGWVSTALVHRVRPGDVLRLGQATGSMTVDHNRGSGLLCLCGGTGIAPVKALVEEAAEHGRRRPVEVFYGARSVHDLYDIETMRGLQRAHSWLEVRPVIDRNGLTQLPDALRTFGPWTDCDACVAGPPGLIRSAVKALREAGVSRERIRHDAVEELVVPGR